In a genomic window of Rhododendron vialii isolate Sample 1 chromosome 12a, ASM3025357v1:
- the LOC131311954 gene encoding uncharacterized protein LOC131311954 isoform X2: MTEVDGQEVFNLEDEAHVKLQKEQRPHKISFYVEKVYALKPRKAALENLQQRGQTHQSGNAEWELRAWANSPIVNYVIIPSFYFVILIVNL, translated from the exons ATGACCGAGGTCGATGGACAAGAAGTTTTCAACCTGGAAGATGAAGCCCATGTTAAG TTACAAAAGGAACAAAGACCTCACAAGATTAGCTTTTATGTGGAGAAAGTTTATGCCTTGAAACCAAGGAAGGCTGCATTAGAAAATCTGCAACAGCGTGGG CAAACTCATCAAAGCGGGAACGCAGAGTGGGAATTAAGAGCGTGGGCAAATAGTCCTATCGTGAATTATGTTATAATCCCAAGTTTTTACTTTGTAATTTTGATTGTGAATTTGTGA
- the LOC131311954 gene encoding uncharacterized protein LOC131311954 isoform X1 has translation MTEVDGQEVFNLEDEAHVKLQKEQRPHKISFYVEKVYALKPRKAALENLQQRGVYVPDCQSFFFFPKAIVSGRLSSSIELLALSSAKSCLRLFLHGDLAFEAELGAF, from the exons ATGACCGAGGTCGATGGACAAGAAGTTTTCAACCTGGAAGATGAAGCCCATGTTAAG TTACAAAAGGAACAAAGACCTCACAAGATTAGCTTTTATGTGGAGAAAGTTTATGCCTTGAAACCAAGGAAGGCTGCATTAGAAAATCTGCAACAGCGTGGG GTATATGTGCCTGATTGtcagtctttcttcttcttcccaaaAGCAATTGTGAGTGGAAGACTATCCTCATCTATTGAATTGTTGGCACTTTCATCTGCAAAGAGCTGCTTGCGGCTTTTTTTGCACGGGGATTTAGCTTTTGAAGCTGAGCTAGGTGCCTTTTGA